Part of the Natronobacterium gregoryi SP2 genome, TGGCGGACCATCCTCTGTGGCCGATCCAGAGAGTCACTCGAGTCGACCGCGGAGACGGTCTCGGAAGCAGGTGGAACACCGGTGGTTCGGCCGCTCGACGTTCGTGACGAAGACGCAGTGTTCGACACGCTCCTCGAGACGATTCCGGAGACGTTGGATGTCTTGCTCCCCGCCGCCGCAGTGATGCCTCACGCGCCGGGTGAGCGACCACTCGACGAGGAGTACTACGAAGACGTCCGGACGGTGCTCGACACGAACGTGTACGGGCTGTTCACGGTGCTCCGTGAGGCCCTCCAGTTTATGCCCTCCGACGGCCGCGTGCTCGTCCCGTCAGGATCGGTGGCACGCGATCCGAAACCAGGCATGGGCACGTACGCTCCCTCGAAGGCGGCCGCCGAGGCGCTTGCACGCGGGTTCGCCATCGATGTCGACCAGACGGTCGGAATCGTCGACCCAGGCCTCGTTGCGACCGCTCTCACTGGTGACACGGGACGCGACCCAACTGACGTCGCAGAACTGTTCCAGTGGGCAGCCCTCGAGTGTCCAGCGGAGAAACTCGACGGCGAAATCGTCGGTCTGCGAGAGTGGAAGCAAGCGACGCGTTGAGCGTCGAGGCCGGGCGGGGTCACTCGTAGTCCGGCAACCGCGCCGACCGATCCGATCCCTCGTAGAACGGCAGTTCGGTCCGACTCGCTGGCACCTCCTCACCACCGACGCGAACCGTCAGGTCGCCACTCTCGAGGTCGTAGTCGACGAGCGCGAGCGCGATCGTCTCCTCGAGTAGTGGGCTCTTTCCCGCTCGAGTGACCTCTCCGACGGAGGCGTCGCCGTCGAAGACGGCTGCACCGGGGTCCGGAACCCGTGGCTCGCCGTCGTCAACGCCACTGGAGAGCGTCAGTCCGGTGAGCCGACGGCTCGGCCGTCCCTGATTTTCGACGCGGGAGACGACTTCCTGGCCGACATAACAGCCCTTCTCGAAGTCTAAGGCGTTTCGAAGGCCGAGTACGTTCGGGACCGTCCCCGCGAGTTCACTCTCGAAACGCGGCGAGCCAGCCTCGAGCGTGAGACTCTCGAAGACCCGGTAGCCGAAGGGGGCAGCGTTCAGTCCCTGGTTCAAGAGCACGTCGTAGACGGCGTCTGCGTCGGCGGCGGCACAGATCACCTCGTAGCTCTCCTCGCCGGTCAGCGCGTCGGTACGGGCGACGGTGACACCTGAGTCGCCCATCGAACCCCGGACGAACGAGAGTCGCTGGTCGGGCGAAGCCGCGCCGTTGAGGACGCTCGCGATCTTTTCGGTCGCCTGCGGTCCGTGGATGCCGAAGATCCCGTACTCGTCTGTTGCGACGCGGATGTCGACGTCCTGAATGAATACCTTCTCCGACCACTCTTCGGCCAGCGGTTCCGCTTTCTCGGGCGGAACGAACAGCAGTAACCGCTCACCGGCGTTGTAGACGTACAGTTCGACCTCGACTGCGCCCTGGGGCTCGAGGACGAGCGCGTAACAGCCCCGACCGTCCTCGCTGGGGACGCGATTCGAGACGACGTTGTCGACGTACTCGAGGCGGTCGTCGCCTTCCACGACGACGACTCCGTAGACAATCTCGAGCAGGCCGACGCCGTTGCGGACCGCGCGGTGAGTCCGCTCTGGACGGCCGAAGTGTTCGACGATCGTCCGCCCGCCCCGTTCACCGAACGTGGCCCCGTGGTCCTCGTGGATCGACTCGATGACGCTCATACCTACGCTCTGGGGTCTGATACGGATTGTTGTAACGGTTTCCTGGCGAAGCCGCGATCGTCACGGCCGTGGCGAAACGGCCGTACACGGCGGCCTGGCTGGCTGTCTCGAGCGTTCGAGTCAGAAGGGGAACCGGTCTCGGAGCCAGTCTCCGATCGTCTCCTCGGGGCCGTCGTCGTCGGAGATGTCTGGCACCACCCGCTCGTCGGGCTTGATCAGGGTCCGGTCACCGTCCGATTCGACGACGATCAGATCGTCCTCCTTGAGGGTCGCAAGCGCGTCCTCGAGGTCGTCGATCTCGGTCTCGGCGGCCGCACGGAGCTCGAAGACGGTCATTCCGTCGTCGACTCGATCGACGAGCGCGTCGAGGACCGCAACCTCCGTCCGGCTGCGATCCCGATACTCCCGCTTCGCTCTCATCCGTTTACGTATTCGACGACCCGGGATTTGACGTTTGCCGTTCCCGTCCGGAGCCGCGTCTCCCGACGACCGACGTCGTCTCGACGTGTTCGCGCCCGTCGACACAACTGACAGCGATCAGTCACCTAGAATTCGAAGCCAGGCGGTACGTTTTTTATGGCCCGGGTGGGAACGGTGGGACGATGGTCCTGCGATGTTCGCTGCTCGGTCACGACTTCGGTGAGCCAGAAGTCGAACGCGAGCGCGAAGAACGGGGCAGTGAGGTCGTCGTCACCGTCCAGGAGTTCGAGGAGTGTGTCCGCTGTGGCGAGCGCAACGTCATCAGCGAGAACACGGAAGTAACGAGTCTCCCGGACGGAGCGGACGTCGGTTCGCTGCCCGACGATCACGAGTTCAAATCCACACCCGAGGTCACCTCGGAGCCGGATTTCGAGCCTGCCGAACCGACCGACGTCGACACCAACGACGTCGAAACCGAAGACATCGGAGCCGATGCCGCCGAAGCCGAAGACATCGGAGCCGATGCCGCCGAAGCCGAAGACGTCGAGATTATCGACGCCGAGGAACCCGAGACAGCCGACGACGGCGACGCCGAACCCGAAACTGCGACGGCGGACGCCACGACCGTAGACGAAGCCCGCGACGACGAGCACGACGTTCCCGACGACGGCGGAGAGATCCTGGACGCCGACTCGAGTAGTCCGACCCAGAACCGCGACCGTAGCCACGGCGAGTGGCCGGAGTCGCCGGACGTCGATCACTCGGCCGACGAAGCAAAGCGAACAGAGTGGCCAGACACCGGCGACGAATCGGCCGACGACACCGTCGTTCTCGAGCACGACGACGCCGAGTACGTCACTGACTCGCCGGACGAGATCAGAGTCGGAACGAAAGACGAGACCACCGTCACTGATTCGACTCCCACCGACGCGACCGTCGACGACGGTCGACAAGAGTCAGCCGACTTCGACAGCGGTTCCGGCATCGAACGAGACGACTCGGTCCCCACCCCGACCGAGAACGTGGTCACCGCCGACGACGGCCCATCGGAGTTTTACTGCCCGCGCTGTGAGTACGTCGTGACCAACGATCGCGGCTCGCTGCGCGCTGGTGACATCTGCCCGGACTGTCGGAAAGGCTACCTCGCAGAACGATCTCGACGCTAAGTTGCCTCGCCCGTTTTGCTCGTCACCATCGCTCCCGGCTTGTCGCACGAGCGAAACGTCGGTTATGAAAAGAGGTAAAGACCCCGCCGTGTATTTCGAGAGTATGAAGGAGTACAAGATGCGTCGCGGTGAATATCTCGAGGAGCGAATTCCCGATATGGAGTCGACAGTCGAGGACTACTTTGGTTCCATCACCGACACCCAGGAGTACAAGGGAAGCGACCTCTACGTCATCGAGAAGCCCGCCAACCCCGTCTTCGAGAAAATCGTCGCCGGCACCGTCGAATACTCCGGCAAGAAAGACAAACTCGGCGTCGAGTTCCACGAACGCGATCCCACCGAACTCGGCCCCGACGAACTCGAAGCCGCCGAAGAAGCCGTCGACGCGAAAAACGACTTCCTGCTCGAGGCGACCGGTCGGGACGCCAAGGCTCGCCGCGACTCGATGAAACGATCCGTCGAAGACGACGACGATCACGACTTCTAAGAACGTACTTTTACTCTGTGGCCTGTCGCGGGTGAGACCGCTCCGTCTCGCCCACGACGTTCCCCGGGGAGCGGGTCGATCGAGAGTGCTCCCCTCCGTTCCGTTGCGCTTCGTGCGCCTCGACTCATGGTGGGTCGAGAGAGCGCAGTAGACACGACGAGATTCGACTACGCCGCGGGAGTAGTGAGAGAGTCCCGCCGCTTACGGCGTTGACGAAACGCAAAGCGTCTCGTTTGCACATCAGAACGCGAGCGTTCTGAGGACGGGCGCAAATCGCGTAAGCTCCGCCCGCCGTCGTGGCATCCCTGGCGTCGGCTCGTGGTTCCCCGACAAAGAACTGTCGAGAGGCACTGTCGTCGATATCGGCGTCCCCGCAATCGCTCGTCCCAACCGAGAAAGCAGTTCGGTTGCGGTCGAAAACTAGTGGCGGGCCAAGCCTGAACTGATGGGCCGAATCTGGCGGTGTGGCCCGATTCGGCCCGTCAGTCGACGGTTGGGACGGTACTAGTACCGTCCCAAGTCTACTCTGGCTAGTGCACTCCACTTCCGATCGAGAATCGTGATCGGTTTGGGCCAACTCTCAACTAGTCGGTCCACGCTTGGGATGGTACTAGTACTCCGCCAAGCGTCGACTGCTGAGTGAACCCAGACGACCGCATTCGGTTTCACTCATCCGTTCAGGCTTGCCAAAGCACTAGCAGTTAGTCCTCGTCTTCGTCGACGATGACTTCGACGGGTTCGTCCTCGGTCTCGTCGGGGCTCGAGGGGCTCTGTTCTTGCTGCCAGAGCAGGATACCGGCTACCGCGAGGACGATCCAGGAGCGCCAGTTGGCGAGGTTCAGCGTGTAGCCGATACCGAACGGCTTCTCGACGAGCATTCCTTCGCCGGGTTCCCAGTGGGCCGAGAGCAGACGGCTGATGCTCGGCCGTTCGAAGTTGTACGGTACTCCGAGGATTTCACCGGAGGTCGGTTTGTCTGCCATGCAAGCTGATACGTTCTCCCCGGACAAGAGTATTGCGTGCTCCTCTCGAGACTCGAGACTCGAGACTCGAGACTCGAGATCCAGCGTCTCGACTCTGGTGCAGCCGTCCCGACGTGTGTTCCGTCTAACGGCAGACGTGGGTGGGCTAGGGAAATTCGACGATGGATGGCGATTGCTCTGGTAAAGACGAGCAGCCACACGACTCATGCGGACTGCTGTCCCGATGGCTCGGCGCGACCCCAGGAGCTCGCGGTTGCGCCGGAACTGACTGACAGCAAACCGTATCACGGGACTCAAAACCCAGTCCGAGACTGACTCTGTTTGTCTGCCTTTCGGAGGCGTCCCGGAAGACGCGTGCCCGACCTATTTCCGCCCGGTCGGTGTCGACGCCTCTATGACGGACGTCGCGATCACCGGTGCGTCGGGACGTGTCGGCAGGGAGACGATCGAAGCGCTCTCTGACGAGGGCTTCGAGTTGACGCTTTTTTCTCACAGCGAGACTGACGACCTCGAGACGACGACCCTCGAGGTCGCCGACTACGAGGCAGTCGTCGACGCGCTCGTAGGACAGGACGTGGTGGTTCATCTCGCGGCAAATCCCGATCCGCGTGCGGAGTGGCGGAGCGTCAGGGAACCGAATATAGACGGCGCGTACAACGTCTACGAGGCCGCGGCCGAAACCGGCGTAGAGCGGGTCGTCTTCGCGAGTTCGAACCACGCAGTCAACATGGACAACGCGGTGTCGGGGGACCGGCCGGAGTCGACGGTCGACGAGCCAGACGTGGTTCGGCCCGGCGACGTGGCCGATCCAGACACCTACTACGGTGTCACGAAAGCCTTCGGCGAGGCGCTGGGGTCCTACTACGCGAAACGCCACGGGATCGACGTGGTCGCTTTGCGGATCGGCTGGCTGCTCACTCGCGACGAACTCCGTTCGGAGATCGAAGATCGCGACGACGCTGGTGAGCGGTACGCTCGAGCGATGTGGCTCAGTCCAGCGGACTGCCAGCGGCTGATGGCCGCAGCCGTGACTGTCCCGCTCGAGCAGACGCTGACGACTGCCCACGGCATCTCGAACAACACTCGCCGGTTCCTCTCGCTGACCGAGACGATGATCGAGTTGGGCTATCGGCCGCGAGACGACTCGGCTGACGTGCTCGAGGGTGACGGTGGGAGACAGGGGAGCCTCGAGACGGGGTAGCGTCGGTTCGGAACGTCCGTGGCTCTCGGGATCGAAAGACCGAATATCGGGACGTTTGTACCGGTACACATGTCAACCAAAGTCTCGGAGTCGACGGGCTACGTGCCGAACGGACAGATGTCGGCGTTCGGGTACGTCATCGCGGCGGTTCTGGTGGTCGTCATGCTGCCCCTGTTGCCGGTCATCGCCGTTGTGTGGCTTCTCTGGCGGGTTTTCGTCAGCGCGGACGAGGAGGAATCGAGCTACGCGAACTGGCGAAACGATCCAGAACGACGGCGGTTGGAGCCGCCGTTCGAGGAGGAAGTAGTTGAAGACGAAGACGAAGACGAAGACGAAGACGAGACCGAGGCCGAGGCCGAGGCCTGATCCAGTTCTGTTTTCGTCAGTCGTCTGCCAGTGCGACGAGGTCGCTCGGTGGCTCGCCCGGTAGGTCGTCCCGGTCGTGTGGTGACTCGAGGTCGAGGTCCGGTCCTCGAGCGATAATTTGGTGGGGGTTCACGTCCGGGTGGGTCGTGTAGTAGTGTTCCGTGATGTGGTCCATGTCGACCGTCTCGGCGACACCTGGTGTCTGATATAGATCTCGGAGGTACGGCCAGAGGTTCTCGTAGTCTCGGACGTACTGGACGTTACACATGAAGTGGGTGTGATAGACGTTGTCGAACCGGATCAGCGTCGTGAACATCGCGATATCGGCTTCGGTGAGCCGGTCGCCAGCGAGATATCGCTGGTCCGCCAGAACGTCGTCCCAGTGGTCTAGCGCCGAGAACAGTTCTGTGACGGCCTCGTCGTAGGGGGCCTGTTCGGTTGCGAACCCGGCGCGGTAGACGCCGTTGTTGATCGGCTCGTAAATCTCCTCGATGACCTGGTCGACCGTTTCCCGATAGCCGTCCGGGTAGAGATCGACATCTCGAGTCGCTTGCGTTTCGAATTCGGTGTCGAACATCCGCATGATTTCTTCGGACTCGTTGTTGACGATGGTGTCTTGCGCCGTGTCCCACAGCACCGGCACCGTCACACGACAGGTCACGTCCGGGTCGGCTTTCACGTAGAGTTCGCGTAGGTAGTCGGCGTCGTGGACGTGGTCGCGCGTACAGCCTTCTTTTTCGGGGGTGAACTGCCAGCCGCCCGTGTCCCGATAGGGGTCGACGACCGACACCGAAATCGCGTCCTCGAGTCCCAGAAGCGTCCGCGTCACGAGCGTCCGGTGGGCCCACGGGCAAGCAGCGGAGACGTAGAGGTGGTATCGGCCTGCCTCGGGCCGGAACCGGGCGTCGGGGTCGTCGCGGACCCAGTCGCGGAACGTCGTTTCCTGGCGCTCGAAGGAACCGTCCTCGTCTGTCGTCTCGTACGCGTCGGTTCGCCACTCGCCGTCGACGAGCGTGTTCATAGACGGCCAGAGGGACTCGAGCGTGAAAGGGACTTGCTAACCCCGATGTCACCGGCTCGAGTCACAAGCGTTTATGCACTCGTGGCGAGCACCGGAAGATATGCCAGCGGACGGGGACGACGACCGACACCGTCAGAGCCGCCTGTTTACCGACGAGGACGGCGAGTTCGACGCCGATCGTGCACTCGAGGAGTCGCTACCGATCGAGGACGGCGAGGTAGTCGACACTGACGACCTCGCGGACCACCAGCGGTACGTCGAGGGACGTGGCATCTACGACGACCGAAACCGGATCAACGACCTCACTGGAAAGGAGTGGAAGTACGCCACGAAGTCCGTGGTCGCCGAGGGGTACCCGCCGGATATCCAGCACGACTTGCGCAGCGAACACGGCGGTCAGAAACCGCCGAGGCTGTGTGCGGAACTGATCGGGCGGTTCAGCAAGGCGGGCGAGACCGTGCTCGACCCGTTCGCGGGCGTCGGCGGCACCCTGCTGGGCGCGAGTGTCTGCGAACACGAGGGGACCGGGCTGCGCGAGGCGATCGGCTTCGAGCGCAACGGACGCTGGATCGAGATCTACGAGGAGGTCCTCGTGCGTGAAAACGAGGAACGGCGGGCCCGCGGCGAGCCACCACTTGCACCCCAGGAGATGCGCCACGGTGACTGTGCGGCGCTGATCGCAGACGTCGACGACGCGTCCGTCGACCTCCTACTGACCGACGTCCCCTACTGGCACATGGACGAACTCGAGCAAACCAGAAACGAACGCGAGACCAGAGAGAGCAAACTGGACTCGTTCGACGAGAGATCGAGTGCGGCGAGTCAGAGCAAGACGGCGTGGCTCGAGGACATGGCCGAGAAGTTCGACCGGTTCGCCGACGCGGTGACGGATGCGGGCCACTTGGTCGTCTTCATCGGGGACATGTACCGCGAGCAGTCCTACGAGTTCCTGTCGGCGGACCTCGCGCGGGTGATCGAGTCGGCCGCGCCCGTGACGCTCGCGGCGAATCTGGTCTGGTACGACCCGACGAAAGAGTTGCACGTCTACGGCTATCCGTTCTCGTTTGTCCCCTCGATGGTTCACCAGACCGTGCTGGTATTTCGGCGCGACGACCGGTGACGGCGCTGTCTGACTCGCGTCAGTCGACCGTCTGACGGGATTTTATTTTCGTCCCGTTTCTCGTATTAGCTGGCGCGCACTCTCTTCCCTCTCCACCCCCCATCCCAACTGATCCGGTTGCGCGTCACCCCCACACTATACTTTCTCTCCTCTCAGCGCCAGTCACGTAGACGAACACGTCGAGCCGAGAGGAGTCGCCGCCGTCCGGTGCTCTCGAGAGTCACGTCAGCGATGGCTCGCTAGGTGTGGGGTGACTCGGCCGACAGCGCATCACGCACTTCCGCTGCCCGGTCTGTCTCGGCGATGACAGCG contains:
- a CDS encoding DNA methyltransferase — protein: MPADGDDDRHRQSRLFTDEDGEFDADRALEESLPIEDGEVVDTDDLADHQRYVEGRGIYDDRNRINDLTGKEWKYATKSVVAEGYPPDIQHDLRSEHGGQKPPRLCAELIGRFSKAGETVLDPFAGVGGTLLGASVCEHEGTGLREAIGFERNGRWIEIYEEVLVRENEERRARGEPPLAPQEMRHGDCAALIADVDDASVDLLLTDVPYWHMDELEQTRNERETRESKLDSFDERSSAASQSKTAWLEDMAEKFDRFADAVTDAGHLVVFIGDMYREQSYEFLSADLARVIESAAPVTLAANLVWYDPTKELHVYGYPFSFVPSMVHQTVLVFRRDDR
- a CDS encoding SDR family NAD(P)-dependent oxidoreductase, which codes for MTTQTILLTGASGGIGTAVADAFAGDGWRTILCGRSRESLESTAETVSEAGGTPVVRPLDVRDEDAVFDTLLETIPETLDVLLPAAAVMPHAPGERPLDEEYYEDVRTVLDTNVYGLFTVLREALQFMPSDGRVLVPSGSVARDPKPGMGTYAPSKAAAEALARGFAIDVDQTVGIVDPGLVATALTGDTGRDPTDVAELFQWAALECPAEKLDGEIVGLREWKQATR
- a CDS encoding DUF5808 domain-containing protein; this translates as MADKPTSGEILGVPYNFERPSISRLLSAHWEPGEGMLVEKPFGIGYTLNLANWRSWIVLAVAGILLWQQEQSPSSPDETEDEPVEVIVDEDED
- a CDS encoding DUF7535 family protein; its protein translation is MSTKVSESTGYVPNGQMSAFGYVIAAVLVVVMLPLLPVIAVVWLLWRVFVSADEEESSYANWRNDPERRRLEPPFEEEVVEDEDEDEDEDETEAEAEA
- a CDS encoding glutathione S-transferase family protein translates to MNTLVDGEWRTDAYETTDEDGSFERQETTFRDWVRDDPDARFRPEAGRYHLYVSAACPWAHRTLVTRTLLGLEDAISVSVVDPYRDTGGWQFTPEKEGCTRDHVHDADYLRELYVKADPDVTCRVTVPVLWDTAQDTIVNNESEEIMRMFDTEFETQATRDVDLYPDGYRETVDQVIEEIYEPINNGVYRAGFATEQAPYDEAVTELFSALDHWDDVLADQRYLAGDRLTEADIAMFTTLIRFDNVYHTHFMCNVQYVRDYENLWPYLRDLYQTPGVAETVDMDHITEHYYTTHPDVNPHQIIARGPDLDLESPHDRDDLPGEPPSDLVALADD
- a CDS encoding DUF7093 family protein, with amino-acid sequence MVLRCSLLGHDFGEPEVEREREERGSEVVVTVQEFEECVRCGERNVISENTEVTSLPDGADVGSLPDDHEFKSTPEVTSEPDFEPAEPTDVDTNDVETEDIGADAAEAEDIGADAAEAEDVEIIDAEEPETADDGDAEPETATADATTVDEARDDEHDVPDDGGEILDADSSSPTQNRDRSHGEWPESPDVDHSADEAKRTEWPDTGDESADDTVVLEHDDAEYVTDSPDEIRVGTKDETTVTDSTPTDATVDDGRQESADFDSGSGIERDDSVPTPTENVVTADDGPSEFYCPRCEYVVTNDRGSLRAGDICPDCRKGYLAERSRR
- a CDS encoding DUF6432 family protein: MRAKREYRDRSRTEVAVLDALVDRVDDGMTVFELRAAAETEIDDLEDALATLKEDDLIVVESDGDRTLIKPDERVVPDISDDDGPEETIGDWLRDRFPF
- a CDS encoding DUF5611 family protein, with protein sequence MKEYKMRRGEYLEERIPDMESTVEDYFGSITDTQEYKGSDLYVIEKPANPVFEKIVAGTVEYSGKKDKLGVEFHERDPTELGPDELEAAEEAVDAKNDFLLEATGRDAKARRDSMKRSVEDDDDHDF
- a CDS encoding NAD-dependent epimerase/dehydratase family protein, with amino-acid sequence MTDVAITGASGRVGRETIEALSDEGFELTLFSHSETDDLETTTLEVADYEAVVDALVGQDVVVHLAANPDPRAEWRSVREPNIDGAYNVYEAAAETGVERVVFASSNHAVNMDNAVSGDRPESTVDEPDVVRPGDVADPDTYYGVTKAFGEALGSYYAKRHGIDVVALRIGWLLTRDELRSEIEDRDDAGERYARAMWLSPADCQRLMAAAVTVPLEQTLTTAHGISNNTRRFLSLTETMIELGYRPRDDSADVLEGDGGRQGSLETG
- the ygfZ gene encoding CAF17-like 4Fe-4S cluster assembly/insertion protein YgfZ codes for the protein MSVIESIHEDHGATFGERGGRTIVEHFGRPERTHRAVRNGVGLLEIVYGVVVVEGDDRLEYVDNVVSNRVPSEDGRGCYALVLEPQGAVEVELYVYNAGERLLLFVPPEKAEPLAEEWSEKVFIQDVDIRVATDEYGIFGIHGPQATEKIASVLNGAASPDQRLSFVRGSMGDSGVTVARTDALTGEESYEVICAAADADAVYDVLLNQGLNAAPFGYRVFESLTLEAGSPRFESELAGTVPNVLGLRNALDFEKGCYVGQEVVSRVENQGRPSRRLTGLTLSSGVDDGEPRVPDPGAAVFDGDASVGEVTRAGKSPLLEETIALALVDYDLESGDLTVRVGGEEVPASRTELPFYEGSDRSARLPDYE